One genomic window of Sphingopyxis sp. OPL5 includes the following:
- a CDS encoding MFS transporter: protein MAQAIADGGTASPVPRAGRYRWLIIALLFAATTVNYIDRTMLGLLAPVLGDDLGWSENDYGNIVTAFQAAYAMGFLLMGWLIDRFGPKVGYAIAISIWTIGHVAHGFASSVVSFMMARVILGVGEAGHFPSVVRASSEWFPQKERAYAIGWVNSATTIGVILTAPTIWLFMVWMGFDWRQTFIYTGIFGAILLVLWLWLYSNPRESGKVSEAELAWIEHDPPEKIERLGWSKIVTKREAWAFAVGKFLTDPVWFLMLFWLPKYFSTTYNVDLKVVLLPMIIMYLLSDVGSIVGGWTSSKLIQQGHSVNFARKVTMLGAGFCVLPLLFVTGLENMWLAVVLIGIALAGHQAFSSTILSIPPDMFPKRAVGSVIGLGGFMGGVGGMIMAKSTGLVLDATGGNYTLIFAACTTVYFLAVLAIHLLSPKLAPVTVESDAAPA from the coding sequence ATGGCACAGGCAATCGCGGACGGAGGTACGGCGTCGCCGGTGCCCCGGGCCGGACGGTACCGCTGGCTGATCATCGCGCTGCTTTTTGCCGCGACGACGGTCAATTATATCGACCGGACGATGCTGGGGCTTCTCGCCCCCGTGCTCGGCGACGATCTCGGCTGGTCCGAGAATGATTATGGCAACATCGTCACCGCCTTCCAGGCGGCTTATGCGATGGGCTTCCTATTGATGGGCTGGCTGATCGACCGTTTCGGGCCGAAGGTCGGCTATGCGATCGCGATTTCGATCTGGACGATCGGCCATGTCGCGCATGGCTTCGCCTCGTCGGTCGTCTCCTTCATGATGGCGCGGGTCATCCTCGGCGTCGGCGAGGCCGGGCATTTCCCCTCGGTCGTGCGGGCATCGAGCGAATGGTTTCCGCAGAAGGAGCGCGCCTATGCCATCGGCTGGGTCAACAGCGCGACGACGATCGGGGTCATCCTGACCGCCCCGACCATCTGGCTGTTCATGGTCTGGATGGGTTTCGACTGGCGCCAGACCTTCATCTACACCGGTATTTTCGGCGCGATCCTGCTCGTCCTGTGGCTCTGGCTGTACAGCAATCCGCGCGAGAGCGGCAAGGTCAGCGAAGCCGAACTTGCGTGGATCGAGCATGACCCGCCCGAGAAGATCGAACGCCTCGGCTGGAGCAAGATCGTCACCAAGCGCGAAGCCTGGGCCTTTGCGGTCGGCAAATTCCTGACCGACCCGGTGTGGTTCCTGATGCTGTTCTGGCTGCCCAAATATTTCAGCACGACCTACAATGTCGACCTGAAGGTCGTCCTGCTGCCGATGATCATCATGTATCTGCTGTCCGACGTCGGCAGCATCGTCGGAGGCTGGACCTCGTCGAAGCTGATTCAGCAGGGACATAGCGTCAATTTCGCGCGCAAGGTCACGATGCTGGGCGCGGGATTCTGCGTCCTGCCGCTGCTGTTCGTCACCGGCCTCGAAAATATGTGGCTCGCCGTGGTGCTGATCGGCATCGCGCTCGCCGGGCATCAGGCCTTCTCGTCGACGATCCTGTCGATCCCCCCCGACATGTTCCCGAAACGCGCGGTGGGGTCGGTGATCGGGCTCGGCGGGTTCATGGGCGGCGTCGGCGGCATGATCATGGCCAAATCGACCGGCCTCGTCCTCGACGCGACCGGCGGCAACTACACGCTCATCTTCGCCGCGTGCACCACCGTCTATTTCCTCGCGGTGCTGGCGATCCACCTGCTCAGCCCCAAGCTTGCGCCGGTGACCGTAGAAAGCGATGCTGCCCCCGCATGA
- a CDS encoding TonB-dependent receptor gives MAIHAMQGVRNLSRLACGVSLAVLAVSPASAQDTAADAAAPADEVAPEDEIVVTGFRASLEAALNVKRDSVGAVDAIVAEDIAKFPDQNLAESLQRIPGISIQRDGGEGRAITVRGLGAQFTRVRVNGLETIATSTDGASSNRDRSFDFNVFASELFSSIVVHKTAEASLDEGSLGAVVDLNTGNPLGGKSGLRGALSIVGSYNDLSNNVGPRVAGLLSWRNDAGTFGVAVSGAYSKSDTLELGNNSVRWAQARFDSVDGTNCWTTANSGGTYVPSAGCTKAALSFHPRIPRYGEIEHRRERLGLTASVQFEPSDSTKFSIDGLYSRFKESREEKWGEVLLRSNERSINVVNPVYDADNNMISATLNDVYVRTEHYLRKSDTEFYQLGGTWDQDISDSLRFTLLGGFSKSNADIPVETTVVFDDRDAQNYFYDYSDMKSPVLTFGTSVTDPANFQLAEIRDRPSNVTNRFKTVQLRTEWDVADGFQVKAGGMWRRFNFDTMAFTRDTAVCGNGGTSLVTSTSGTITCTPTSLFGPNAVYGFPATAALSELFTLGQAGQPAGTTTQWLIPAFPAATDFTRLYSRNPAIDAANTRSVQETTSGGYLQFDAKGELLGLEYAANAGIRYVRTAQISSAANGVSVKRSYDDWLPSVNVALYPSQDVVVRGAIGKVMTRPSFGNLNPSGTFDGFNYRATYGNPYLNPYRATNFDAAIEWYFAPQALLSVAGFVKKIESFPVSGTYQATLAQLGVDRSVLLPSSPAYIANDPSQLYTVSAQVNGTGATLKGVELAAQIPFSAFVDQGVFSHFGVLANATFISSTADYTVQGPAITDCVLPNCTFGPLVSATRTSTLFGVSKRAYNATLYYDDGAFSARASASYRSRYVDSNSGTGNVFEGYGATWNVDASIRYKLTEWVELSVEGTNLLDTYRYRFTDFDADRSYENNHFGRTILFGARFKM, from the coding sequence ATGGCTATTCACGCAATGCAGGGCGTCCGCAATTTGAGCAGGTTGGCATGCGGCGTTTCGCTTGCCGTGCTGGCGGTGTCGCCGGCCTCTGCGCAGGATACCGCGGCGGACGCCGCCGCGCCCGCCGACGAGGTCGCCCCCGAAGACGAAATCGTCGTCACCGGTTTTCGGGCCTCGCTGGAGGCCGCGCTCAACGTCAAGCGCGACTCGGTCGGTGCGGTCGACGCGATCGTCGCCGAGGACATCGCCAAATTCCCCGACCAGAATCTCGCCGAATCGCTGCAGCGCATTCCCGGCATCTCGATCCAGCGTGACGGCGGCGAGGGCCGGGCGATCACCGTTCGCGGGCTCGGTGCGCAATTTACCCGCGTTCGCGTGAACGGGCTGGAGACCATCGCGACCTCGACCGACGGCGCGTCGTCGAACCGTGATCGTTCGTTCGACTTCAACGTCTTCGCGTCCGAGCTGTTCAGCAGCATCGTCGTTCACAAGACCGCCGAAGCCTCGCTCGACGAAGGCTCGCTCGGCGCGGTGGTCGACCTCAACACCGGCAATCCGCTGGGGGGAAAATCCGGGCTGCGCGGTGCGCTGTCGATCGTCGGTTCCTATAACGACCTGTCGAACAATGTCGGGCCGCGCGTCGCCGGGCTGCTGAGCTGGCGCAACGATGCCGGCACCTTCGGCGTGGCGGTGTCCGGTGCCTATTCGAAGAGCGATACGCTGGAGCTTGGCAACAACTCGGTCCGCTGGGCGCAGGCACGGTTCGACTCGGTGGATGGAACCAACTGCTGGACCACCGCGAACAGCGGCGGCACCTATGTTCCCAGCGCCGGATGCACAAAGGCCGCCCTGTCCTTTCACCCCCGTATCCCGCGCTATGGCGAGATCGAACATCGCCGTGAACGATTGGGGCTGACGGCTTCGGTCCAGTTCGAACCGAGCGATTCGACGAAATTCTCGATCGATGGCCTCTATTCGCGCTTCAAGGAAAGCCGTGAAGAGAAATGGGGTGAGGTGCTGCTGCGGTCGAACGAGCGTTCGATCAACGTGGTCAACCCGGTTTACGATGCCGACAACAATATGATTTCGGCGACGCTGAACGATGTGTACGTCCGCACCGAACATTATCTGCGCAAATCGGATACCGAATTCTATCAGCTTGGCGGAACCTGGGACCAGGATATTTCCGACAGCCTTCGTTTCACCCTGCTCGGCGGCTTTTCGAAATCGAACGCCGACATTCCGGTCGAAACGACGGTCGTGTTCGATGACCGTGATGCCCAGAATTATTTCTACGATTACAGTGATATGAAGAGTCCGGTGCTGACTTTCGGCACCAGCGTCACCGATCCGGCGAACTTCCAGCTCGCCGAAATCCGCGATCGTCCGTCGAACGTCACCAACCGGTTCAAGACGGTCCAGCTGCGCACCGAATGGGATGTCGCCGACGGATTCCAGGTCAAGGCGGGCGGCATGTGGCGCCGGTTCAATTTCGACACCATGGCCTTCACTCGCGACACCGCGGTGTGCGGAAATGGCGGTACCAGCCTCGTGACGAGCACGTCGGGGACGATCACCTGTACGCCGACCAGCCTCTTCGGCCCGAACGCCGTTTATGGCTTCCCGGCCACGGCGGCCCTGTCGGAGCTGTTCACGCTCGGCCAGGCGGGACAACCGGCGGGCACGACGACGCAGTGGCTGATTCCGGCTTTCCCGGCCGCGACCGATTTCACCCGGCTCTACAGTCGCAACCCCGCGATCGATGCGGCAAACACCCGTTCGGTGCAGGAAACCACATCGGGCGGCTATCTTCAGTTCGATGCCAAGGGTGAACTTCTCGGGCTCGAATATGCGGCCAATGCCGGCATCCGTTATGTCCGGACGGCGCAGATCTCGTCGGCGGCCAATGGCGTGAGCGTCAAGCGCAGCTATGACGACTGGCTGCCGTCGGTCAACGTCGCGCTCTACCCTTCGCAGGATGTCGTCGTGCGCGGCGCGATCGGAAAGGTGATGACGCGGCCCAGCTTCGGCAATCTCAACCCCAGCGGAACCTTCGATGGCTTCAACTATCGTGCGACATACGGGAATCCCTATCTCAACCCCTATCGCGCGACCAATTTCGATGCCGCGATCGAATGGTATTTCGCGCCGCAGGCGCTGCTGTCGGTCGCCGGCTTCGTGAAAAAGATCGAAAGCTTCCCGGTGTCCGGCACCTATCAGGCGACGCTGGCGCAACTCGGTGTCGACCGGAGCGTGCTGCTGCCGAGCTCGCCCGCCTATATCGCGAACGATCCCAGCCAGCTGTACACCGTTTCGGCGCAGGTCAATGGCACCGGCGCGACGCTGAAGGGCGTCGAGCTGGCGGCTCAGATACCGTTCAGCGCGTTCGTCGATCAGGGTGTATTCAGCCACTTCGGCGTGCTCGCCAATGCCACCTTCATCAGCTCGACCGCCGATTACACGGTCCAGGGTCCCGCGATCACCGACTGCGTGCTGCCCAACTGCACCTTCGGCCCGCTGGTCAGTGCCACCCGCACCTCGACCCTGTTCGGCGTGTCGAAGCGCGCTTACAACGCCACGCTCTATTATGACGACGGGGCCTTCAGCGCGCGCGCATCGGCAAGCTATCGCAGCCGCTATGTCGATTCGAACAGCGGCACCGGCAATGTCTTCGAAGGTTATGGCGCGACATGGAATGTCGATGCGTCGATCCGTTACAAGCTGACCGAGTGGGTCGAACTGTCGGTCGAGGGGACCAATCTGCTCGACACCTATCGCTATCGCTTCACCGATTTCGATGCCGACCGCAGTTACGAGAACAACCATTTCGGCCGCACCATCCTGTTCGGTGCGCGTTTCAAGATGTGA
- a CDS encoding LacI family DNA-binding transcriptional regulator — protein MAPRTREKSGKQPTINDVAALAGVSKKTVSRVINRSEFITDKTRQAVEQAIKMLGFVPNPQARALAFRRNFLIALLHDNPNAQTVLNFQQGVLDAIKDSDLALLVRPVDRGSDRMLDDVRVFLEKQRPIGAMLLPPISENDELAALCEDLGVRYVRVGSAQLDDAKHCVSSNDREVVAEAVGKLVELGHRRIGFVRGPVGFRSAAEREKGFHEALAAAGLTLPAELSAPGNYRYTAGIEAGEALLSLTAPPTAIFCSNDEMAAGVMSVAHSKGIAVPADLSIIGFDDSPTATHIWPALSTVRWPIREMGVRAARTLVPDFLDIGAKSSDEPNVMASTFVERQSVAAPKG, from the coding sequence ATGGCGCCACGCACGCGGGAAAAAAGCGGCAAGCAACCGACGATCAACGACGTCGCAGCACTTGCCGGCGTCTCGAAAAAGACCGTCAGCCGGGTCATCAACCGGTCCGAATTCATTACCGACAAGACGCGCCAGGCGGTCGAACAGGCGATCAAGATGCTCGGTTTCGTGCCCAACCCGCAGGCGCGCGCGCTGGCCTTTCGCCGCAACTTCCTGATCGCGCTGCTCCACGACAATCCGAACGCGCAGACGGTCCTCAATTTCCAGCAGGGCGTGCTCGATGCGATCAAGGACAGCGACCTCGCGCTGCTCGTCCGCCCGGTCGACCGCGGGTCCGACCGGATGCTCGACGATGTGCGCGTGTTCCTCGAAAAGCAGCGCCCGATCGGCGCGATGCTGCTGCCGCCGATTTCGGAGAATGACGAACTCGCCGCGCTCTGCGAGGATCTGGGCGTGCGCTACGTCCGCGTTGGATCGGCGCAACTCGACGACGCGAAACATTGCGTGTCGTCGAACGACCGCGAAGTCGTTGCCGAGGCGGTCGGCAAGCTTGTCGAACTCGGCCATCGCCGCATCGGCTTCGTGCGCGGCCCGGTCGGTTTCCGGTCGGCCGCCGAACGCGAAAAAGGCTTTCACGAGGCGCTGGCCGCGGCCGGACTGACGCTCCCCGCCGAACTGTCGGCACCGGGCAATTATCGCTACACTGCGGGCATCGAGGCGGGCGAGGCCTTGCTGTCGCTGACCGCGCCGCCGACCGCGATCTTCTGCTCGAACGACGAGATGGCGGCCGGGGTCATGAGCGTGGCGCACAGCAAGGGCATCGCGGTGCCCGCCGACCTGTCGATCATCGGCTTCGACGACAGCCCGACCGCGACGCATATCTGGCCCGCGCTGAGCACCGTGCGCTGGCCGATCCGCGAAATGGGGGTGCGCGCGGCGCGGACATTGGTCCCCGACTTCCTCGATATCGGCGCCAAATCGTCCGACGAACCCAATGTCATGGCGTCGACCTTCGTCGAACGCCAGTCGGTCGCCGCGCCGAAAGGCTGA
- a CDS encoding UxaA family hydrolase, whose protein sequence is MANISDPPTTLTPVTALRIDPGDTVATCLADTAADDRITVDMATITLIDAIPRGHKFALAPIARGDAVIKYGFPIGVATADIAAGAHVHSHNLATALGGGDDYHYAPRGAAPPAPPVAIRSFAGYRRADGRVGTRNEIWILPTVGCVGNLAARVARIAGARHAGRIDGVHAFKHPFGCSQLGDDLGHTRGLLAALAQHPNAGGVLIVGLGCESNQLGVLIDTIPPERRASLRTLSAQAVEDDLAAALALVDDLVDIAAATRRSEVPLSALTLGVKCGGSDGLSGLTANPLVGRMADAVADAGGKVILTEIPEIFGAEQMLMDRAVSREVFDRTAELVRDFKQYFIRHGEPVSENPSPGNIAGGITTLEEKSLGAVQKGGQVPLVDVRLYGGEAVLPGLTLLEAPGNDAVSSTALTAAGATMILFTTGRGTPLGFPAPTLKIASNNSLARRKAGWIDFDAGRVLMDGFDAASDALLDLIAATASGAPTRAEANEERDIAIWKSGVTL, encoded by the coding sequence ATGGCGAATATATCCGATCCTCCGACGACGTTGACACCGGTAACCGCGCTGCGGATCGATCCCGGCGACACCGTCGCGACCTGTCTGGCCGATACGGCGGCGGATGATCGCATAACGGTGGATATGGCGACGATCACCCTGATCGACGCCATCCCGCGCGGGCATAAATTCGCCCTCGCCCCGATCGCGCGCGGCGATGCGGTGATCAAATATGGCTTTCCGATTGGCGTCGCGACGGCCGACATCGCGGCGGGCGCGCATGTCCACAGCCACAATCTGGCGACCGCGCTCGGCGGCGGCGACGATTATCATTATGCGCCGCGCGGTGCCGCGCCCCCTGCCCCGCCGGTCGCGATCCGCAGCTTTGCCGGTTACCGCCGCGCCGACGGACGTGTCGGCACGCGCAACGAAATCTGGATCCTGCCGACGGTGGGCTGCGTCGGCAATCTCGCGGCGCGGGTCGCAAGGATCGCGGGCGCGCGCCACGCCGGGCGTATCGACGGCGTCCACGCCTTCAAGCATCCGTTCGGCTGTTCACAGCTCGGCGACGATCTGGGGCACACGCGCGGCCTGCTCGCGGCGCTGGCGCAGCATCCGAACGCCGGCGGGGTGCTGATCGTCGGCTTGGGGTGCGAGAGCAACCAGCTCGGCGTGCTGATCGACACGATCCCGCCCGAACGCCGCGCGTCCCTTCGCACCCTGTCGGCGCAGGCGGTCGAGGACGACCTCGCCGCCGCACTGGCGCTCGTCGACGACCTTGTGGACATCGCCGCCGCGACCCGGCGCAGCGAGGTCCCGCTCTCCGCTCTCACCCTCGGGGTCAAATGCGGCGGGTCGGACGGGCTGTCGGGGCTCACCGCCAACCCGCTCGTCGGGCGCATGGCCGATGCCGTCGCCGACGCGGGCGGCAAGGTCATCCTAACCGAAATCCCCGAAATTTTCGGTGCCGAACAGATGCTGATGGACCGCGCCGTGTCGCGCGAGGTGTTCGACCGCACCGCCGAGCTGGTCCGCGATTTCAAGCAATATTTCATCCGCCACGGCGAACCGGTGAGCGAAAACCCCTCCCCCGGCAATATCGCCGGCGGCATCACCACGCTCGAGGAAAAGTCGCTCGGCGCGGTGCAGAAGGGCGGCCAGGTGCCGCTTGTCGATGTCCGGCTTTATGGCGGCGAAGCGGTCCTGCCCGGGCTGACCCTGCTCGAAGCACCCGGCAATGACGCGGTGTCGTCGACCGCGCTCACCGCCGCGGGCGCGACGATGATCCTGTTCACCACCGGGCGCGGCACCCCGCTCGGCTTCCCCGCCCCGACCCTCAAGATCGCCTCGAACAATTCGCTGGCGCGGCGCAAGGCGGGGTGGATCGACTTCGACGCCGGGCGGGTGCTGATGGATGGTTTCGACGCGGCGTCGGATGCCCTGCTCGACCTGATCGCCGCGACCGCCTCGGGCGCACCGACGCGCGCAGAGGCGAATGAGGAACGCGACATCGCGATCTGGAAATCGGGCGTCACGCTTTAA
- a CDS encoding polysaccharide lyase family 1 protein: MLKKLWLAALLLTPTIVAHPATAADSSPLAFPGAVGPAAQTAGGRGGQILRVTTLAPDGPGSLKAAIETPGPRIVVFEVGGVIDMGRTTIEVKHPFLTIAGQTAPGPGITLIRTGIDVKTHDVIFRHLRVYTGVDGQPKRSGWEADAFSTVAAANVIVDHCTFLWAIDENMSASGPRFTGKTVDEWRQGTSHNITFSNNLAAEGLADASHPKGEHSKGSLIHDNATGIVFYRNVWAHNVERNPLIKGGAQALMINNLIYNPQHRAVHYNLMNLEWVGHPYVTGQITAIANVMRGGNDTDPNLPFLMLGGDGDLEFYGKDNLAVDRHGEPLPEVGRYGETRAQLIRAKAPLAPIAGYRILPVRDVETSLLATAGARPWARDAEEIRVLFFVAEGRGEVIDDEKEVSGYPKVKEAIRAPFVEGDWDLATMEPRWGLFYPAQTAPMPQEHLSARDLDSRGGVK, translated from the coding sequence ATGCTGAAAAAGCTCTGGCTGGCAGCGCTTTTGCTGACGCCGACCATCGTCGCACACCCCGCAACCGCGGCCGATTCGTCCCCCCTCGCCTTTCCCGGCGCGGTGGGTCCGGCGGCGCAGACGGCCGGCGGGCGCGGTGGCCAGATCCTGCGCGTGACGACGCTCGCGCCCGACGGCCCCGGCTCGCTGAAGGCGGCGATCGAGACCCCCGGACCGCGCATTGTCGTGTTCGAGGTTGGCGGCGTGATCGACATGGGGCGCACGACGATCGAGGTGAAGCACCCCTTCCTCACCATCGCCGGCCAGACCGCGCCGGGTCCCGGCATCACGCTGATTCGCACCGGCATCGACGTGAAGACGCACGACGTGATCTTTCGTCACCTGCGCGTCTATACCGGGGTCGACGGCCAACCGAAGCGCAGCGGGTGGGAGGCCGACGCCTTTTCGACCGTCGCCGCCGCCAATGTGATCGTCGACCATTGCACCTTCCTGTGGGCGATCGACGAGAATATGTCGGCCTCCGGGCCGCGCTTCACAGGCAAGACGGTCGACGAATGGCGCCAGGGCACCAGCCACAATATCACCTTCTCGAACAATCTCGCCGCCGAAGGCCTCGCCGACGCGAGCCACCCCAAGGGCGAGCACAGCAAGGGGTCGCTGATCCACGACAACGCCACCGGCATCGTCTTTTACCGCAATGTCTGGGCGCATAATGTCGAGCGCAATCCGCTGATCAAGGGCGGCGCGCAGGCGCTGATGATCAACAACCTGATCTACAATCCGCAGCATCGCGCGGTGCACTATAATCTGATGAACCTCGAATGGGTCGGCCATCCCTATGTGACGGGCCAGATCACCGCGATCGCCAACGTCATGCGCGGCGGCAACGACACCGATCCGAACCTGCCCTTCCTGATGCTCGGCGGCGACGGCGACCTCGAATTTTACGGCAAGGACAATCTGGCGGTCGACCGCCATGGCGAGCCGCTACCCGAGGTTGGCCGCTATGGCGAAACGCGCGCGCAACTGATCCGCGCCAAGGCGCCGCTCGCGCCGATCGCGGGATACAGGATCCTGCCGGTCCGCGACGTCGAAACCTCGCTGCTCGCGACGGCGGGGGCGCGTCCCTGGGCGCGCGATGCCGAGGAAATCCGCGTGCTGTTCTTCGTCGCCGAGGGCCGTGGCGAGGTAATCGACGACGAGAAGGAGGTCAGCGGCTATCCCAAGGTCAAGGAAGCGATCCGAGCGCCCTTCGTCGAGGGCGACTGGGACCTGGCGACGATGGAACCGCGCTGGGGCCTCTTCTATCCCGCACAGACCGCGCCGATGCCGCAGGAGCATCTGTCGGCGCGCGACCTCGACTCGCGCGGCGGCGTGAAATGA
- a CDS encoding family 43 glycosylhydrolase, with product MTDRREMLKLAGTGLLATGLSGLAAPAALAQAAPAPGGVAPPWARGFDGQRKADLGDGRFLNPIMAGDHPDPSILKDGADYYMTFSTFDSYPGLVIWHSRDLVNWRPIGPALHKNIGSVWAPELCKHDGRYYLYIPTKGPNTSWVIWADRIEGPWSEPVDLGLPHHIDPGHAVGEDGSRWLFLSGGDRVRLSDDGLSRIGDPEHVYDPWRYPSDWVVEGFAPEGPKITRHGDYYYMVTAVGGTAGPPTGHMVIAARSRSIHGPWENCPANPLVHTKTAGEKWWSRGHATLVEGPAGDWWSVYHGFENGYWTLGRQALLDPIEWTDDGWFRMTGGDLSQPIAKPEGGAVAGSHGMALSDDFKTLALGAKWNFFKPAPDERDRARVENGALLLAARGKAPSDSSPLLLIAGDQAYRFECDIEIAPGGVAGLILFYDEKLYCGLGFDGEKFVTHQYGIERGRPANPHGRSMRMRVTNDRHIVTYDTSGDGGKTWHRFDRGMEVSGYHHNVRGGFLMLRPGLYSAGAGEARFRNFTFEALA from the coding sequence ATGACCGATCGCCGCGAGATGCTGAAACTGGCCGGAACCGGGCTGCTAGCGACCGGCTTGTCGGGATTGGCCGCCCCCGCCGCGCTGGCGCAGGCGGCGCCCGCGCCGGGCGGCGTCGCGCCGCCCTGGGCCAGGGGCTTCGACGGCCAGCGCAAGGCCGACCTCGGCGACGGACGCTTCCTCAACCCGATCATGGCGGGCGACCATCCCGATCCGTCGATCCTGAAGGACGGCGCCGATTATTACATGACCTTCTCGACCTTCGACAGCTATCCGGGGCTGGTCATCTGGCATTCGCGCGATCTGGTGAACTGGCGGCCGATCGGTCCGGCCTTGCACAAGAATATCGGGTCGGTGTGGGCGCCCGAATTGTGCAAGCATGACGGCCGCTATTATCTCTACATCCCCACCAAGGGCCCGAACACCAGCTGGGTGATCTGGGCCGACCGGATCGAGGGGCCGTGGAGCGAACCGGTCGACTTGGGGCTGCCCCATCATATCGACCCGGGCCATGCGGTGGGCGAGGACGGATCACGCTGGCTGTTCCTGTCGGGCGGCGACCGGGTGCGGTTGTCGGACGACGGCCTGTCGCGGATCGGCGATCCCGAGCATGTCTATGACCCCTGGCGCTATCCGTCGGACTGGGTGGTCGAGGGTTTCGCGCCCGAGGGACCGAAGATCACTAGGCACGGCGACTATTATTACATGGTCACCGCAGTCGGCGGCACCGCCGGCCCGCCGACCGGGCATATGGTGATCGCGGCGCGCTCGAGGTCGATCCATGGCCCGTGGGAAAATTGCCCGGCGAACCCGCTCGTCCATACCAAGACGGCGGGCGAAAAATGGTGGTCGCGCGGTCATGCGACGCTGGTCGAAGGCCCTGCGGGTGACTGGTGGAGCGTCTATCACGGGTTCGAGAACGGCTATTGGACGCTGGGGCGGCAGGCGCTGCTCGACCCGATCGAGTGGACCGACGACGGCTGGTTTCGCATGACGGGCGGCGATTTGTCGCAGCCGATCGCCAAGCCCGAGGGCGGGGCCGTCGCGGGATCGCATGGCATGGCTCTGTCCGACGATTTCAAGACGCTGGCGCTCGGCGCCAAATGGAATTTCTTCAAGCCCGCCCCCGACGAGCGCGACCGCGCGCGGGTCGAGAATGGCGCGCTGCTACTCGCGGCGCGCGGCAAGGCGCCGTCGGATTCGTCGCCGCTGCTGCTGATTGCGGGCGATCAGGCGTACAGGTTCGAATGCGATATCGAGATCGCGCCGGGCGGGGTCGCCGGGCTGATCCTCTTTTATGACGAAAAGCTCTATTGCGGGCTCGGCTTCGACGGAGAGAAGTTCGTCACCCACCAATATGGCATCGAACGCGGTCGCCCGGCCAACCCGCATGGTCGCAGCATGCGGATGCGGGTGACCAACGACCGCCATATCGTCACCTATGACACCAGCGGCGACGGCGGAAAGACCTGGCATCGCTTCGATCGCGGTATGGAGGTGTCGGGCTACCACCATAATGTGCGCGGCGGTTTCCTGATGTTGCGGCCGGGACTGTATTCGGCGGGGGCAGGCGAGGCACGCTTCCGCAATTTCACCTTCGAGGCGCTGGCGTAG
- a CDS encoding 2-keto-4-pentenoate hydratase: MTKMLATSEQQAIAKAFLAARAAKTPLTDYPGAMPQGLAEAYAIQDSAIAFDGRPIGGWKVGRIADELVARFGGHRIAGPIFTNEIVDAADGAVPAMPVYGGGFAAAEAEVLLRFGDVGTREYDIASVRDAIDEVRTGIEIASSPFPDINKHGPAVTASDYGNNKGLVIGPRIAGWQDADLIAMPVEFRIDGERIGAATMETMLDGPFGSALFLIRALRARGIAIPPGTWVSAGAITGVHEIRPGQDAEALFDGKIRVSCKITG, encoded by the coding sequence ATGACAAAGATGCTGGCAACGAGCGAACAACAAGCCATAGCCAAGGCGTTTCTGGCCGCACGGGCCGCAAAGACACCGCTTACCGACTATCCCGGCGCCATGCCGCAGGGCCTGGCCGAGGCCTATGCGATCCAGGATTCGGCGATCGCCTTCGACGGCCGTCCGATCGGCGGCTGGAAGGTCGGGCGGATAGCCGACGAACTGGTCGCGCGTTTCGGAGGCCACCGCATCGCGGGGCCGATCTTTACCAATGAGATCGTCGATGCCGCCGACGGGGCGGTCCCCGCCATGCCGGTCTACGGCGGGGGGTTCGCGGCGGCCGAGGCCGAGGTGCTGCTGCGCTTCGGCGACGTGGGTACGCGCGAGTACGACATCGCCTCGGTCCGCGACGCGATCGACGAAGTGCGCACGGGGATCGAGATCGCGAGTTCGCCGTTTCCCGATATCAACAAACATGGCCCCGCGGTCACGGCGTCGGACTATGGCAATAATAAGGGGCTGGTCATCGGCCCGCGCATCGCCGGATGGCAGGATGCCGATCTGATCGCGATGCCGGTCGAATTCCGCATCGATGGCGAACGGATCGGTGCGGCGACGATGGAAACGATGCTCGACGGCCCGTTCGGGTCGGCGCTGTTCCTGATCCGCGCGCTGCGCGCCCGCGGTATCGCCATCCCGCCCGGCACCTGGGTGTCGGCGGGGGCGATCACCGGGGTGCATGAAATTCGCCCCGGCCAGGACGCCGAGGCGCTGTTCGACGGAAAAATCCGCGTCAGCTGTAAAATCACAGGCTAA
- a CDS encoding cupin domain-containing protein: MSALLALLLAGGAAPAMVVIDEAATLREEAPPHGAIGMSTAYRISDAVPAPRSFEFRKRALHVGAAIGVHPIDHDEIYYVLSGTGIVHSDGEERGIKAGTAAWLYKGAKVGIRQTGKEPLVLIIAYPNKAAE; encoded by the coding sequence ATGAGCGCGCTGCTCGCCCTGCTCCTCGCCGGCGGCGCGGCGCCCGCGATGGTCGTGATCGACGAGGCCGCGACGCTACGCGAGGAAGCGCCGCCGCACGGCGCGATCGGGATGTCGACGGCGTACCGGATCAGCGATGCCGTCCCCGCGCCGCGCAGCTTCGAATTCCGCAAGCGCGCGCTGCACGTCGGCGCCGCGATCGGTGTCCATCCGATCGACCATGACGAAATCTATTATGTCCTGTCGGGTACCGGCATCGTCCATTCGGACGGCGAGGAGAGGGGCATCAAGGCTGGCACCGCCGCCTGGCTTTACAAGGGCGCGAAGGTCGGCATCCGCCAGACCGGCAAGGAACCGCTGGTGCTGATCATCGCCTATCCCAACAAGGCGGCCGAATAG